In Nitrospira sp., a genomic segment contains:
- a CDS encoding cytochrome c has translation MGALGKPIILMVAMYLFLKFVLPNIPGSAPLPSSLIFLYLLLTASGIVIFETLSRESKDAFWGPMQRFLTGENSGGLQVLRYGVLILFPLLMGWETYGSTASSDLPPTEGRTIHPAPPGEYTGLSNPVPKTPENIMQGKGFYAAFCSPCHGGNFDGKGPAARGFNPAPANFADPTTIAMLQESYLFWRIKKGGVGLPIEGAPWRSAMPRWEVELPDEWIWKIIMGEYDGAHQSPRTWE, from the coding sequence ATGGGCGCGCTAGGTAAGCCGATCATCCTCATGGTAGCCATGTACCTGTTCTTGAAGTTTGTGCTGCCGAACATACCGGGCTCGGCGCCCCTCCCCTCCAGCCTGATTTTCCTCTATCTCCTCCTGACTGCCTCCGGCATCGTCATCTTTGAAACGTTGAGCAGAGAATCCAAAGATGCCTTCTGGGGGCCGATGCAACGGTTCCTGACAGGGGAGAATAGCGGCGGCTTGCAAGTGCTTCGCTACGGTGTCCTCATTCTGTTTCCTCTGCTGATGGGGTGGGAAACCTACGGCAGCACCGCATCGAGTGATCTTCCACCAACGGAAGGCAGAACGATTCATCCTGCACCACCTGGGGAGTACACAGGGCTGTCGAATCCTGTTCCCAAAACCCCTGAAAATATCATGCAGGGGAAGGGGTTCTACGCGGCCTTTTGCTCTCCTTGCCATGGCGGGAACTTCGATGGCAAGGGACCAGCCGCCCGGGGCTTCAATCCGGCTCCAGCCAATTTTGCCGATCCGACGACGATCGCGATGTTGCAAGAAAGCTATTTGTTCTGGCGCATTAAAAAGGGCGGCGTCGGACTCCCGATCGAAGGGGCGCCATGGAGGTCTGCCATGCCCCGTTGGGAAGTGGAATTGCCGGACGAATGGATTTGGAAGATCATCATGGGCGAGTACGACGGAGCGCATCAATCTCCACGAACTTGGGAATAA
- a CDS encoding cytochrome c: protein MSEVAQLQLIALGIVGFGILILLFIKATFIRVTGFVAIVLGLFSLTCLAVPQMASLPPAEEKIDIASIKTPTDIAAIGQTVFFSKGQCALCHSIGPSESARCPDLKGIGAKLSRGFLYESLTDPQAFVYQDYRHGGVPKEYPATMPAINKDPIGLSKNEILAVIAFLQQMSGEPISISASELEIPGQAPSAPVKAAESSLVADGSRNQ from the coding sequence ATGAGTGAAGTCGCACAACTACAATTGATTGCTCTTGGTATTGTCGGATTCGGGATTCTGATCCTCCTCTTTATCAAGGCGACATTTATCAGAGTCACGGGATTTGTTGCCATCGTGCTTGGGTTGTTTTCGCTCACGTGCCTCGCAGTGCCGCAGATGGCCTCCCTCCCTCCAGCCGAGGAAAAGATCGACATCGCCAGTATCAAGACCCCGACCGACATCGCGGCCATCGGGCAGACAGTGTTTTTCAGCAAAGGCCAATGTGCTCTGTGCCATTCCATTGGCCCAAGTGAATCGGCGCGTTGCCCGGATTTGAAGGGGATCGGTGCAAAATTGAGCCGGGGGTTCCTCTATGAAAGTTTGACGGATCCGCAGGCGTTCGTGTATCAGGACTATCGGCATGGAGGGGTGCCGAAGGAATATCCGGCCACGATGCCCGCTATCAACAAGGATCCGATCGGACTCTCGAAGAATGAAATTTTGGCCGTCATCGCGTTTCTACAACAGATGAGCGGGGAGCCGATCTCCATCAGCGCATCGGAACTCGAAATACCGGGCCAGGCTCCATCAGCTCCTGTCAAAGCAGCGGAATCTTCGTTGGTCGCCGATGGATCACGGAATCAATGA